DNA from Roseimicrobium sp. ORNL1:
CTGAACGCCGATCCTCTCATCAAAGGAATGACCACCAATCCCACCTTGATGAACAAGGCAGGTATCCGGGATTATTCAGCCTTTGCAGAGGAGGTGCTTCAGACCATCCGTGAGAAGCCCATCTCCTTTGAAGTGTTCTCAGACGACTTTCCCTCGATGAGGCGTGAGGCCCTGAAGATTCACCGCTGGCAGGAGAATGTTTATGTGAAGATTCCCGTGACCAACTCGCACGGTGACTCGTCCATTCCTCTGGTGCGGGAGCTGGCCCAGGAGGGCGTGAAGTTGAACGTCACCGCTCTGTTGAGCTTGTCCCAGGTGGAGAAGGTCGTCGAGGCATTGCACCCTGAGACCGCCTCGGTGGTTTCCGTCTTTGCCGGCCGCATTGCTGACACCGGGCGAGATCCCGTTCCCATCATGCAGGAAAGCCTGAAGATGATGGCCAACCTGCCCCGCGCCGAGTTGCTGTGGGCCAGTGTCCGGGAAGTACTGAACATCTGGCAGGCGGATGCGAGCGGCTGTGGCATCGTCACGGTGCAGCATGACATCCTGGCGAAGGCGCTGAAACTTTGCGCCATGGATTTGGAAGCGCTTTCCCTGGACACCGTGAAAATGTTCCGGAACGACGCCGTGTCCGCTGGATTTGTTCTTTAAGTCAACCGCACCTTCCATGACTCCCACGACCTGCCCTCAAGGCGCACACACGCAGACTGAAGGCCCATAGCGTCATCAGTCTCGTACAACACCAGTGAACATTCTTTTTGCCAACTACGGCCAGTCTGACAACAACAGCGCATATCATATCGCCGGTTTTGCGGGCGGTCTGGCAGCACGTGGGCATGATGTTTGTGTGGCAGTAGCGAAGTCCGTCCCCGACGGGAAGTTTGAGTCCGTGGACGGGTTCCGCATGGCATCACATCGCACGGCCCTGAAGACGGGCGTATCCTTTGCAGATGGCCGCCCTGCAGATGTGCTGCACGTGTGGACCCCGCGGGAGACCATGAGGCAGTTCGCCATGTCGCACGCCGCGGCATGGGGGCATGCCGCACTGCTGGTGCATCTGGAGGACAACGAGGAGGCCATCTTTGAGAGATTTACCGGCTGCTCGCTGGAGAAGGCCTGCACCTTGGATCAGCCCTGGCCCAAGGGATTGATTCATCCCGTGCATTTCAAGCCGTTCCTTCAGTCGGCGAAGGGCGTCACCATGGTGCACCGGTGCCTGGAGCCGCTGGTGCCGGTGGGTCTTCCCCGGCAGGAGATCGTGCCGGTGATGAACTTCCGTTTCTTTGCGAGTGGACCGCAGAATCAAAACCTTCGTAGCGAGTTGGGCCTTGCCCCCACCACGCGTGTCGTGGTCTTCAATGGCAATGATCATGCGGCGGCCGCCATGGATATCCGCCAGCTTTATGAAGCGGTGGACACCTTGATTGAGAGGGGCATGGATGTTGCATTCGTGCGGACGGGACATGTTCTTCCAGCCAACTACGATGGGCTGCACTTCCGTCCGGGGCATCGCTGCATCGAGCTGGGTTATGTCGAGCGAAGCAGCATTCCCGACATCATGCGGCTCGCTGATGTGGTGGTCCAACCTGGAGATGGCGACTACTTCAACGCGCACCGCCTTCCTGCCAAGGTCCCGGAATACCTCACCATGGGCAAACCTCTCATCATGGGCGAGACAAACATCGGTCGTGAACTCGCCATGGCAGATGCGGCACTGGTACTCCCAGGGATGTCACCTGCGCACATGGCGGAGGCCATCGCCAGCCTGCTGAATGCGCCTGATGAAGCCGCGGCCATGGCAGCGCGAGGCCGCGAGTTTGCCCGGAGCCGGTTCTCGGGTGAGGTGGTCATCCCTCTGCTGGAATCTTTTTATCGCAGTTGTATTCCGGCGGCCGTGTCACGGCCACCGGCCAAGTCCTGCGAACTCCGCCACTGAGTGGCCGCCCGGCCAGCCTTCCTCACTCAGTTCATCTGGAATTTTACGAAAGCACCGCCCGACATGTCCCGGCCTCGCTTCAGTGTTCTAGTGCCCACGCGCAATGCGGAGGGCACTTTGGGAGCCACGTTACGCACCTGTTTGGAGCAGGAGTTCGACGATTATGAGATCGTTGTTTCCGACAACAGCTCCACGAAAGCAACCGAGGAACTGATCGCCAGCATTCACTCGCCCAGGATTCGGAGGCTACGCCCGGAGAAGACGCTCGCCATGCAGGAGAACTGGGAGTTCGCCGTGGCGCACAGCCAGGGGGAGTATATTTTGGTGCTGGGCAGTGATGATGGTCTCCTGCTCCATTCCCTCAAGGAACTGGATCGGCTGCTGCGCATGCTGGACACCAAGCTCCTGCGCTGGGATCCGGTATGCTACAACTGGCCCAACATGCCTGTGCAGGCGCATGCTGTTTCCAATACGCTGCTGCTGCCTCTCAAGCAGGAGGACTACTATCATCCCATCCACTGGAGGGACTCGCGGCACATGATCCTGGAAGTGGTGCGCGGTCGGCGCAGCTATGCAGAGCTGCCCTCGGTCTACCAGTCCGCCGTGCACCGCAGCCTGCTTGAGACATTGAAGCAGCGCACCGGAAGGGTGTTCCACGGTGATTGTCCGGATGTGTACAGCGGCTTTGCGCTGGCCCATCTGACGAAGCGCTACTGCTCGCTGGATGCACCCCTGTCCATCAGCGGACTTTCCGGCGCGAGCAATGGCGTGGCCACGATTTTTTTGAAGGACCGCTCACCTGTCGCCGAGGACTTCAAAACACTGAACCAAAGCTGTGCTGGCCGCCATTGGCCGTCGTGGATTCCGGAGCTGTCCTTGCTTACCACGTGCACGGCTCATTCCTTCCAATGTGCCAGGGAGGCGCTGTTCCCAGATGATGCGGAACTCGTGGTGGATCGCCGTCAACTCACCCGCAGTGTGATGAGCGAGTACCACTCTGCGGACGAGCAGGAGTGGCAGAAGTTGCGGGATACCGTGCGCAGCACCCTGGTTGATGATCGTGCGCTCCTTGAATGGTTCGATGCGGAGTATGGCGGCAAATCACTGGCCACCTGTCCTCCAGCGGTCGCGCCCAAGTTGAAGAAGTATGGCGGGCCGTACATGCAACTCGATGCTGCGGAGTTCGGAGTGACGGATGTCTGGGAAGCGGCGCTCCTCTGCGAAAAACTGCTGGGTTACAAGCGGGATGGACTGAATGCACACCTGCAGCGTCCCCATGACATGTCCCACACGCCGTCGA
Protein-coding regions in this window:
- a CDS encoding FkbM family methyltransferase; this encodes MSRPRFSVLVPTRNAEGTLGATLRTCLEQEFDDYEIVVSDNSSTKATEELIASIHSPRIRRLRPEKTLAMQENWEFAVAHSQGEYILVLGSDDGLLLHSLKELDRLLRMLDTKLLRWDPVCYNWPNMPVQAHAVSNTLLLPLKQEDYYHPIHWRDSRHMILEVVRGRRSYAELPSVYQSAVHRSLLETLKQRTGRVFHGDCPDVYSGFALAHLTKRYCSLDAPLSISGLSGASNGVATIFLKDRSPVAEDFKTLNQSCAGRHWPSWIPELSLLTTCTAHSFQCAREALFPDDAELVVDRRQLTRSVMSEYHSADEQEWQKLRDTVRSTLVDDRALLEWFDAEYGGKSLATCPPAVAPKLKKYGGPYMQLDAAEFGVTDVWEAALLCEKLLGYKRDGLNAHLQRPHDMSHTPSMAASNGHGALAEKTAAPREGLYQQETEVAMLKILAGKVKRKTFLDVGAEKGSFARELMALGFSGVLFEPFAEHLPALNKLVEGTGSRVLSCAVDATDHEGRLHIAKDEEGRPLEYFHSLQAAPSATNFQHDEEGVPVACRSLDSLAREGAIEARVGILKVDTEGNDLRVLEGMGPVRAEVLMCEFVTPRLYPDWICSFPEGLMAAAKAMGYEHCLAVSRFDEHEIVEVDPIHFVDGEWGNLIFTSKELLDAAYGEMGGLKQHVHRRHVEACMKDHQMLLEKEARIQEQAVVCLDQQRRLDERRTKIEELKEKVSVLREKNEKLRARH
- a CDS encoding glycosyltransferase, translating into MNILFANYGQSDNNSAYHIAGFAGGLAARGHDVCVAVAKSVPDGKFESVDGFRMASHRTALKTGVSFADGRPADVLHVWTPRETMRQFAMSHAAAWGHAALLVHLEDNEEAIFERFTGCSLEKACTLDQPWPKGLIHPVHFKPFLQSAKGVTMVHRCLEPLVPVGLPRQEIVPVMNFRFFASGPQNQNLRSELGLAPTTRVVVFNGNDHAAAAMDIRQLYEAVDTLIERGMDVAFVRTGHVLPANYDGLHFRPGHRCIELGYVERSSIPDIMRLADVVVQPGDGDYFNAHRLPAKVPEYLTMGKPLIMGETNIGRELAMADAALVLPGMSPAHMAEAIASLLNAPDEAAAMAARGREFARSRFSGEVVIPLLESFYRSCIPAAVSRPPAKSCELRH
- a CDS encoding transaldolase; translated protein: MTDLNNLRVKIYADGADVAGMLRLNADPLIKGMTTNPTLMNKAGIRDYSAFAEEVLQTIREKPISFEVFSDDFPSMRREALKIHRWQENVYVKIPVTNSHGDSSIPLVRELAQEGVKLNVTALLSLSQVEKVVEALHPETASVVSVFAGRIADTGRDPVPIMQESLKMMANLPRAELLWASVREVLNIWQADASGCGIVTVQHDILAKALKLCAMDLEALSLDTVKMFRNDAVSAGFVL